GCTTGGacaattcttgaagacaTTTCTGATAGATTAATGCATTTTGCCAATTTACCTAATGTTACAATTGCCATTTTTTTCAGAGTGCCTGTCGAGTATTCAGCAATTTTAACCACTGTTGGGATTATTAAATGAGCATAGTCTTCCAAATTAGAGTCAAATACCACTAAGGACCTGAGAATTCTGATGGAGACTGCTTTTTTTATTGACTTATCATTTTCGAGAATAGTCAAAAAGAACGTCAATGTTCTCGGTACAACCCGTTTAAACTCTCCCTCCAATGACCTTGATATAGACTCGATGACGGACAGAATGGTGATTTGTAATTTGGGGATGAAAAAGAACTCCTCGATAACCACATACATCTCATCTACGTGTGGGCGTATGTGCTGTTTCACTATTGATACGAGCAAGCCTAACTGTTGAAAGTAAAACTCCAGAAGTGAGGGAGGACATGAATGCATAACGGAGATAATACCAGGAACAATTTGGTTCAAAAATGGAACACAGCGTAAACCcagagtttgaaaaatatgaaCTATAGCCTGAATAACAGCGGTATGGTGAGACGACAGGGAAGGGTCTCGTagaattttcatcaaggtgTTGATTACGACCGTCGGATAGTATTCTTCATTCGAAGGGGACATGCCCTGCATTAACAGGGCAATATCTATTGAAGGTGCATTCTGTTCCACCGAAATCTTTGCGTTAGACGTaacttcaacttctctGTGCTTATAAGGATCCAATGCACCTAAAATACCTATGAGACGAACCGTTTCTCTCCTAATATTCTGGGCACTTTCGGATTTCAATATGTTGATCAAGACGCCGAGCAATTCTGGATAGTCCAAGAGAGGGTCAATGACATAACCAGATGATGCCGCCAACTGTCCTAGAGTTTTTAGAGCAGCGTCCCTTTTGAATGAGTTCGACTGATCTTGGAAGGTATTTATTATCAGTGGCATTAGCTCATCCAAGTAGGCCTTCATGCTCTCACCACCAATTACTGAAAGTTCACCAACTGCTCTCAGGGCTGTCGAAGCAACAGCAGAGGAGTTATCTTGTGATttgggaagaagaacatccAAGATTGGTTCAATGTAAGGCTTCGTAACTTCTTTACTGGAGCTTATTAATGTGCAAAGTAACGTAGCGCTCTCCTCCTTTTTCCTAGGCATCGTTGAATACTTGAGTTTCGTTAACAACTCCAATAGCGTTTTTCTCAATGAAGGAACAACATACGCAGGATTTACACTGGTCAAACGGCCTATGATCTTTATGGACTCTAACTGTATTGCGAAGATTTCGTCATTTAACGCCATGAAAAGAAGGCGCATATTATCTGGCTGGGCTAGCTGAGGATCGAAACTGGAATCTAGATGTTGTAATATTTCGAATCTTATTTCAGCAACGGGATCTGTAATGGCTACAGCAAGCAACTTACTCAAAACTTCAGATACAGAATTAAGGGCATGCAATGAGGTCTGCTTGCAGATGTTGTCATTAACAAACAAAGCACACGATGTTAACGCTGCCAACTTCCTGACATGTGGATTCTCGTGCTCAATGTAGGATATTATGACCAATCTCACAAATTCCGTCAATGAGTATTTATGTTTTATAGTTTGCAACATTCTTAATGCTTGTGTGAGTAATTGAGCATCATGGATATCGTCATTGACCTCCCCTGTCCTACGGAgtattctttgatttctccATTGGCGAGCTTTTTCTATTGACAGTGGCTTTAATGAAGTCGGCGACCCTGGTTGCTTGAACTTTTCACCGGACAACGTAGTACACAGTAGGTCTAGAAGTCTAGCGTTGATAGTGGGTTCTAGCGCTGgtattttttcattgattatGAGTAATGTCTGTTGCATGTAATCTGACAATGGGCATGATAACATGAGGTCCAAAAGTCCTTTATTCAAGTGTTTTGCCAGAGCTGGCCCTACAGCTGAAGCCAATTTTCCTATGCAGTAAAAAATCTCTCTTTCGAACAGCTTACGATTCTTCAGTTTTGTTTGAAGTCCGTCTTTAATGTTATCCAAGATAGGATCCATGTAAGGTACTATGTTAGAGCCGACCTCAAACGCTATGTCTCCAATGGATACTAGTATCGCTGGTTTGTCGGAGGCATTGGCTGAGCTTGCGTTCATGTTTCTTAGGACTGTGAGATAGTGCACCATCGTTTGGTCCAGATACTTTGTGGTGAACAAATTTGAGTCAAATGACGCTAAGAGTGGTAAGATAGCGTATACCTCCTTTCTAATGACATCGTACTTGTGATCTTTATACCTTGCCGTGGATTGGAAAACCTCATCGTACTTCCCACTCAGATAGAAAGCACTCAGCTTAAGTAGTTCGCGATAGACCAGTAAAGTGGCATGTATCGATTCGTTTGTGTTTAACGTAAGACCATAAACACATTCTTTAAAGAGTCTTTCTACCCATTGTTTTGTCAGCGCTGTATCTCTATCCTGTATGATGGACATACATTTGCCCAGCGTCAAGGCCGCATCCATTCGTATCACTAAATTTGTATCTCTGAGAGCTCTCCAAATATTATCGAGAATTGAATTGACGTATGGATAAAGCAAATATGGCGAATTATTAGCCAAAGCAGTTATTATCAACAACGATGCATGCTTCCTATATTCCTGTTTCGAACTAGAGGAAGCGTTCTCAGGTGATGTAGTCAACCACTCGATACAAGTCTTCATCTCAAACTCGACGAAATCTGATGTGAGTGTCCCCCCGGGGACAGCTAGTTTACCCAAGGTGTTGGCCGCCAATCTCATCACTTCGGTATCATTGGAAGGTATCAGCACCCGCAAGTAATTAGCCAGCCTCGAAGTTTGATTCGGTAATTCTTCTGTATGTGCATAGAACCCTATCATTGTATCGACTGCCAAGATACCACCTATCTTTTCATTAGGGCTAGACCCATGAATCAGCTCAAATATCTTGTTATTAATCCTATTACTGAACCGCTGAAACTGCTCAATAGAGACTTCACGCACTAATGATATCAGAGAAGTCTTTAATTCGAAAGAAGCGGTAATCCTTTCCTGTGCATTGGGGCTTCCTAGTTTGTCAAAGATTAGATTAAAAGTAGAAAATGTGCTATCCATGGCCGCAGTGCTGGGATCCGTTTCCACATAGCCTTTCGAATCACCGTCTGCACCACTATTCAGACGAGATCCATCCCCTGCAAGACCATTTGGACCATCTTGTCCAGACGCAGCAGACAATTCATCTTCCGAGTGTGAGTTAGAGGTCAGCTTTTTACGAGACTGATGGTGGCTCTCTAGCTTCCTCCTCAGAGACAGCATCAATCGTTATATCTAGCTAAATGGCCTCCTAGTGTGTTAATGACCTGCTCTTCTGCTCGAGGTCCTACTGGTGATATGAGTTATTGCTTGATTAATAGCTTGGATGTTAGCCAAAGGCGGGTAATACCATCATTCTGAATAAATATGGCTAGTTGAGTCCTGTTTCTAGACTAATCGATGTTCTGAATACCTCGACAAGTATCAAAAAGCTCTAGCATGGTTTGTGCGAATTACGGCTGCTTTACGATCGTTCTTTGAGGTACTAGGTATGTTCCAGGTAAAATTAACTTTTCTACTACTAGAACTAGAAGTATGCAATTCGCAAGGTGCAAGAGCATATACAATCTATTTGAGAGCTAATAGTTAGGTAAAGAATGTCAGTAGATGTCATATCTCTGTATTTCAGGTCTCAATCTCTTCTATTACCTTCCAACACTATCTCGACGCTTGCACCACTCGTAGAAATGCTGGAAACGCCGTTCGACGTTTTAAAGGTAGCTGCAGCCAACAGCGGTCACTGTCATTCCAATTGACCCTCTAGGTTGCACATATCGCCTGCTATCTTCTTTATAATAACTCCTGCTCTAACACGTATATAGTTATCTAGCGGATAGTAGCTTTGTTCGCCCCTATCGAAACACTTAAAGAACTTGCACGATCAAGAAGGAGCATTAAAGGGCATTCAAAGGCTTCTTGTCGAGGATTTAGTGGGTCAATTGGGTATACTGTCGAATCGAGCTACGTTGTACCTTTTTCCCGATCGAAATTGATATAAATTCGTAATAATACGATGTCGTACATGAATAATCCTGCCGTTGTGATGGACAACGGTACCGGTTTGACCAAGCTGGGGTTTGCCGGTAACGATTCTCCATCCTGGGTTTTTCCAACCGCCATTGCCACTGCTCAACCTTCAAATGCAAAGCAGACATCTTCCAACGCAGTCTCTGCTGGTGCTAGCAGTGTCGCCAATACTGGTCAATCCAGTGGTTCTGGCAGGCAATACTTTGGAAACTCCACTTCTGCTACTGCATTTAACAGTTTAAGCTCGGGATCTGCATTGATGTCCAATAACTTAGCCGGGAAGAGAGGAACAGAGGATCTGGATTTCTATATCGGTAACGAAGCACTAATCGCGGCTCAGGGCCCATCCTATGGGCTCTCATATCCTATCAGACACGGTCAGGTCGAGAACTGGGACCATATGGAAAGATTTTGGGAAAACTCAATCTTTAAATACCTGAGAACAGAGCCAGAGGATCATTGTTTCTTGTTGACTGAACCACCACTGAATCCACCAGAAAATAGAGAACAAGTGGCCGAGATTTTCTTTGAGTCGTTCAACTGTGCCGGCCTCTACATTGCTGTGCAAGCTGTCTTGGCTCTTGCGGCCTCCTGGACCTCTTCTAAAGTCATTGATAGATCTTTGACAGGTACAGTTATCGATTCTGGTGATGGTGTTACCCATGTTATTCCAGTGGCTGAAGGTTACGTGATCGGTTCTGCTATCAAGAACATTCCTATCGCAGGTAGAGATATCACACTTTTCATTCAACAACTACTGAGAGAAcgtggtgaagaagatacaTCTTTGAGAACTGCAGAACGCATTAAGCAGGAATACTGTTACGTGTGTCCCGATattgtcaaagaatttaACAAGTTTGATAGAGATTCTGAAAAGTTTGCTCAATTTGTCGTTGAGAGCCAGGAGAAGACCAGAAGAAAGGTGGTCGACGTGGGTTGTGAAAGGTTCATGGCGCCTGAAATTTTCTTTAATCCTGAAATTGCATCATCAGATTTCCTAACTCCATTACCCACCATTGTAGATCACACCATTCAAGCTTGTCCGATCGATGTTCGTAAAGGCCTTTACAACAACATTGTCCTCTCAGGTGGTTCTACCATGTTCAAGGATTTCGGCCGTCGTTTGCAAAGAGACTTGAAATCAATAGTGAACAACAGAATTGTCCAAAGTGAATACTTGAGTGGTACAAAGTCAACTGGTGTCGATGTGCAAGTGATTTCTCATAGGAAACAAAGAAATGCTGTTTGGTTCGGTGGGTCACTATTAGCTCAGACTGCTGAATTCAAGAGTTATTGTCACACAAAGAAGGATtatgaagagattggaCCTGAGATCGTGAGAAACTTCAGTCTATTCAACATGGTATAGAGACATACATACGTGTAAAAGAAAAAGTTAGGAACGATTCATTATTTATATACGCTATGTTTAGTATTCATCTTTCCCACTAATGATAACGTTGTCgattttcaagatcattCTACAGAGTTGTGTAGCCAACATTATCTGTTGTTTCTTGCCAATAAAAGGATCCACAACGAATAGTTCCTTCATATCGTTGCTGCCCTTACTTAGACAGTCTACACCAGTGAGAGCAGTTTCTTCCTTGATTTGTTTGCTTTTCAGCAGggtcaaagtttcaattggatCCAAGCCAGAGTTTTCTGCTAGAGTCATTGGAATAGTATCTAAAGCCTGTGCAAATGCGCGGAAAGCATATTGATCAATGCCGCGCTGTCTGTCGGCTTCCTCGGAGACTGCAATGGACATCGCTACTTCAGCAGCACCACCACCGTAGACGACACGAGAATCCTTTACTAGGTTACGAACCACACAGAGAGCGTCGTGCAATGCACGTTTAGCCTCGTCAACTATCATCTTATTCGAACCACGAATGAAACAGGTCACGGTCTTGGCATCTGAGCATTGTTCAATAACTAACATACGATCTTTAGTGGTACCGAATTCCATCTCATATATCTTGCTACACTTACCCAATTTTTCAGGCGAAAGGTCCTGGAAACGTGGAACAATGCGACCATGAGTAGCAATAGCAATTAGCTCCAATTCCTGACCACCAACCCACCTTGCCGCTGGTAATTTGTTTTGTAATAGTAAATGATTTGCCTCATCGTCGAAGCCCCATTGACAGATGACCACATCGGCACCTGCTTCTTTGATGCAATCTATCATCTCTTTAAATTTATCCTGCTCGTAAGtttgcaatttttgatattcttcaacagatgAAATATCCAACTTGTGCTTTGTCTTTGGTTTTGGAGGCTCAAATGGACACGTTAGAATGGCAAGTTTAACGTCTTTCTTCCCTTCTGCTGGTAGCACCTCTTTAGGCATTTGAGGGTGTGAAAAATCCTTGTCTAGTATAACACCATCAATCAACTTAGAATCCCTCAAAGAACCACCAACACGTCCTTCCAGcttgatcaattcaaaatcCACATCTTTCCTCTCGGTATCCATGACTCTAGTAACTGCATCGACAGCCATTTGGGCAAACTTATCGTGATCCTTAGAAACGATCTTCGACCCTAGCGAAGTCTTCGCAGCTTTGAACAAGTAATCCTTAAATGATTTAGGGTCGCCTGCCACATCGTCTGCCTGTGATTCTAGCTTTTGGATAGCTAATTTGGCCGCATCATCAAAACCATTCCCGATCGTAATTGGGTGTATACCTTTTTCGATCAATTCTAGAGCCTGATCGAGCAGGGCGCTAGCTAGAACTACCACACCTGTCGTCCCATCACcaatctcatcatcctgggactttgaaagctgaACCAGGAGTTTGGCGATCTCGTTATCTAGCTCCATCTGCGACAAGATCGTTGCCCCATCGTTGGTAATAGTAATCTCTCCATCGGGCGAAATCAAAATCTTATCTAGTCCTCTAGGTCCCAACGAAGTCTTGATGATAGATGCCACAGCTCTTGCTGCTAAGATGTGCGACTTCTTAGCCTCTAACCCATGTTGCCTCTGCTTGTTCCCTTGGTCTCGCACGATAATAAACGGCCTACCCATTTCATCCTGGGCCATAATGGCATTTGATAAGTCCGGCATCTCCATCGGTACCTGTGACATCCTGAAATAACCTTAcaagaacttcaattgGCCTATTAAAGACTGTTTGAAGTGCTCATCAGTGGTCAAATTGCCACCTTTGTagaaatttttcactgagTCGCACCACACGGTAACATTAACAAGGTCTGGAGTATAATTACTAGTATAAATGCAGTATATATGGCCCATTGAGACTAGTTATTCGTTCTGAATTTGTATCCACATTGTGTACAAGTGTAGAAAACAGTGGCACCTTCGTCTGCGGACCGAAGTTGTAGTGTATGGTAGTGCATTTCTTCATTCCCACATTTGGGACATTTCTCGCGGATCGTGGCTCCCTCTTCCAACTCATCCTTCTTTAACGAGGTCTTAACAacagatttcttggacCGCAGGGCCGAAGGGAACGCATCTTCTGCGGTGGTTGTGAGAACTTTCAAGTTAGAGAATTGAGACTTTGGGTATGTAGCCTGACATTGGTCGCATGCAATTTGAGAGCCCGAAACAGTATTTGGGTTATCCAGCAGGTTACCACAGTCCAAACAGAAAATAAGCGATCCAACAACGGACATTTGTGGCTATCTTGTAGCTTTTGAAGCTGTTAAAAAGTGTTGATCTTTGAGATGAGCTTagttttgatgaaattttgaccACTTCCGTTCCAAGCGATGGGCTGACAAGCGATGGGCCAAAGAACGGTGCCTTTATTGATGGTATGGCCTTCGTACAGTTTTTCTAAGTTGGTATGGAGGGAATGCAGGTTAATGTTGTTTTGAAGAGGAGCTTCAACGAAATCGCACTTCTTTTGAGCTGGTTGGACGTATTCGGCATCTGGTCATTAAAAAACGACCAAGGCAGCGATACTTGgcattcaaatttttcCCACTCTTGGAGAGGTTTATAATCAGCACAACACATTGAGAGGCTACTAAGCTTgtcatcctcttcttgcCACATGTTTGCAACGTGCAAATCGTTGCAATGAAACTGGCGTGAAATAATGAATactgttgttcttcaacttttgccAATTCAAGTCAACAGGCATTCACTTGAATAAGGATCTCTGCAACACATATACTTGAAGCTTGGCGGCTGAGTCACGTAGCATCATTATTAGAGCCATTCAGTAGTGATCGTTATTCACCAAAGTAGAGCACTGAATAGGTGTATTCAGTTTGACTATGACTGTAGCAGTTAGAGCTTGTTTGACAATATCATTGTCTCATAAAGGTGAGTAGTGCACTATTAGTTGATATTCTACAACCGGGCGCAATTTCAACGTTTCATCACCTCCATTTTTTGATTCCTCCACTGAGATGGCGAGATTTGACTTCAATGACGTCTTGATCAGGTCGTTAGAGATTTGGAATCTTCTGGGAATG
Above is a window of Torulaspora delbrueckii CBS 1146 chromosome 6, complete genome DNA encoding:
- the ARP3 gene encoding actin-related protein 3 (similar to Saccharomyces cerevisiae ARP3 (YJR065C); ancestral locus Anc_1.514); this translates as MSYMNNPAVVMDNGTGLTKLGFAGNDSPSWVFPTAIATAQPSNAKQTSSNAVSAGASSVANTGQSSGSGRQYFGNSTSATAFNSLSSGSALMSNNLAGKRGTEDLDFYIGNEALIAAQGPSYGLSYPIRHGQVENWDHMERFWENSIFKYLRTEPEDHCFLLTEPPLNPPENREQVAEIFFESFNCAGLYIAVQAVLALAASWTSSKVIDRSLTGTVIDSGDGVTHVIPVAEGYVIGSAIKNIPIAGRDITLFIQQLLRERGEEDTSLRTAERIKQEYCYVCPDIVKEFNKFDRDSEKFAQFVVESQEKTRRKVVDVGCERFMAPEIFFNPEIASSDFLTPLPTIVDHTIQACPIDVRKGLYNNIVLSGGSTMFKDFGRRLQRDLKSIVNNRIVQSEYLSGTKSTGVDVQVISHRKQRNAVWFGGSLLAQTAEFKSYCHTKKDYEEIGPEIVRNFSLFNMV
- the CCT5 gene encoding chaperonin-containing T-complex subunit CCT5 (similar to Saccharomyces cerevisiae CCT5 (YJR064W); ancestral locus Anc_1.513), producing MSQVPMEMPDLSNAIMAQDEMGRPFIIVRDQGNKQRQHGLEAKKSHILAARAVASIIKTSLGPRGLDKILISPDGEITITNDGATILSQMELDNEIAKLLVQLSKSQDDEIGDGTTGVVVLASALLDQALELIEKGIHPITIGNGFDDAAKLAIQKLESQADDVAGDPKSFKDYLFKAAKTSLGSKIVSKDHDKFAQMAVDAVTRVMDTERKDVDFELIKLEGRVGGSLRDSKLIDGVILDKDFSHPQMPKEVLPAEGKKDVKLAILTCPFEPPKPKTKHKLDISSVEEYQKLQTYEQDKFKEMIDCIKEAGADVVICQWGFDDEANHLLLQNKLPAARWVGGQELELIAIATHGRIVPRFQDLSPEKLGKCSKIYEMEFGTTKDRMLVIEQCSDAKTVTCFIRGSNKMIVDEAKRALHDALCVVRNLVKDSRVVYGGGAAEVAMSIAVSEEADRQRGIDQYAFRAFAQALDTIPMTLAENSGLDPIETLTLLKSKQIKEETALTGVDCLSKGSNDMKELFVVDPFIGKKQQIMLATQLCRMILKIDNVIISGKDEY
- the RPA12 gene encoding DNA-directed RNA polymerase I core subunit RPA12 (similar to Saccharomyces cerevisiae RPA12 (YJR063W); ancestral locus Anc_1.512), producing MSVVGSLIFCLDCGNLLDNPNTVSGSQIACDQCQATYPKSQFSNLKVLTTTAEDAFPSALRSKKSVVKTSLKKDELEEGATIREKCPKCGNEEMHYHTLQLRSADEGATVFYTCTQCGYKFRTNN